A region of the Flintibacter sp. KGMB00164 genome:
CGGTTCGAATCCGTGAAGGCGCACCATCTGGCCCGTTGGTCAAGCGGTTAAGACGGCGGCCTCTCACGCCGCAAACATGGGTTCGATTCCCGTACGGGTCACCAGTACCATTCAAAAGTTTATAGTGATTTTAGTCGCGCAAGCGGTTAAAATAGTTGGTGTTGATTAGGGCGAGGGTCCACCCGTTCCCATTCCGAACACGGAAGTTAAGCTCGCTTCTGCCGAAAATACTTGTCTGGAGACGGACCGGGAAGATAGGTAACGCCAACACAAAAAGGACGAACAGTTTTGTTCGTCCTTTTTCTTTTCCAGAATTACCTATTGTACCAGAAAGCGACATTTGATATAATAATTCTGTCTGATTATCGTAAACCCAAAATGGAGGTAAAAAGCAAGATGAATTGGAAGAAATTCGAACGGCGAGCCGCTGCATTGGCTTTGGCTGCCGTAGTGGGGGTCCAGCCTGTTCTGGCAGGATCCTATAAACTTACTGTGCCTTCCGGCTATACCAGTCCGTTTATTGATGTGCAGAAGGGTGACTGGTACTACAATTACGTAGCGGTCCTTAATAGTATGGGCATTATTGATGGCTATGGAAATGGATATTTTGGAGCTGATGACCCCTTAAGCGCAGGAGCGGCTCTGGTCATGGTTCTGAAGGCTGCGGGAAGCGGAACGATTGCCGCGACAGACGGCCACTGGGCCAGCGGCTATGCAGATTATGCAGTGTCCAAGGGCTATCTGACCAGCGAAGAGATCGGCGATGATTTGGATGGAGATATGCCTCGTATCTTGGTTGCCCGTCTGGCCGCCAAAGCGCTGGGGCTGAGCCCGTCGGAGAATAAATCCCCCTTCTCCGATGTTGACGATGGCTATTTGACTGCTCTTTATGAGATGGGAATCGTCACCGGCAGCACAGAGAATGGAAAGACAGTTTTCCTGCCGGACAAGCCGATCAGCCGTGCAGAGATCAGCGTAATCGTGTGGCAGATCGACCGGGTACATACTTACGGAAAGCAGATTTTGTTCCAGAATACCTATTATGATATTTTAGACGGTGTTCCCGTGAATTCCTATGATAACAAATACTTCTTAAAGGGCTCCGACGGCTATATGACCTACACGGAGCCGGGGGTAGAGACGGAACTGGGAATTGACGTATCTGTCTATCAGGGTGAGATCGACTGGCAGAAGGTGGCCGATGCCGGCATGGATTTTGCAATTATCCGCGTGGGATATCGCGGTTATGGCAGTGAAGGCAAGATGATGCCGGATAAGTATTTCACTCAGAATATCCAGAGCGCCTTGGATGCCGGACTGGATGTAGGCGTGTATTATTTCTCTCAGGCCATCACTGTGGAGGAGGCTCGGGAGGAGGCCGCCTATGTCATTGAGCAGGTAAAAGATTATGACCTGACCTATCCTGTGGTCTTCGACTGGGAGCGCCAGAACTATGCCGGTTCCCGTACACAGACAGTGCCCAGCGTGAGCACCATGTGTAAGATGGCCAATGCCTTCTGTGAGGATATCACGGCTGCAGGTTATGAGGCCATGGTCTACTTCAATCCCTCTGAAGGGTATAAGCAGTACGACCTGAGCCAGCTGATGGACTATCCCTTCTGGCTGGCCCAGTATAACAGCGTTCCTACGTTCTACTATGACTTCGATATGTGGCAGTATACCTCCACTGGTCGTGTGCCTGGCATTTCCGGCAACGTGGATATTAACCTGCGTTTCTTCCGATAACAAAACAGAGCGTCATAACTGTAAGTAGTTATGACGCTCTGTTTTTAGATTTCAGGGAATTGCAGCAGCTTTTGAGCATTTCCGCCCAGAATCGCGGCTTTTTCTTCTTCGGTAAACGGCAGAGAGCGGATGCGCTCCACACCCTGAGATTGGTCGCCCCAGGGGCTGTCCGTACCGAACAGGAAGCGGTGGGGGCCAAAGGTGTGGACCATGCGCAGGAACTGTTCCTGGCTGAGCATAGGCAGATCTTCGGGCTTATAATAGCCGTCATCCAGGGCATGGAGGGTGCCCAGAGAGTAGGAGGTGTCCAGATAGACCGGAGCATCCGCCAGAAGAGCCTCTGCCTCGTCCCAGTTACGCCAGCCACCCATGTGGGCCAGAATCAAAGTCAGAGGGCCAACTTCCTTGACCGCGTGCTGGACCATGGCGGGAGTGACCCGCACCCGGCCGGGGAAGCCTACGTCCAGGCCGGAGTGGGTGAGCACAATGAGGCCCAGCTCAGCGGCCCGGTCCAGAATACGCAATGTGCGGATGTCATCAAAATCCACGTCCTGGTAGACGGGGTGGAGCTTGATGCCCTTCAGACCCAGCTCCTTTACCCGGGCCAGCTCGGCGCGGTAGTCGTCGTAATCAGGATGGATACAGCCAAAGGAGAAGATCCCGGTCTGCGCAAACTGTTCATTGATGCGTGCGGAGCTGTCATTGATGTGCAGCACCTGCTTGGGGCTGGTGGCCACAGGAAGGACCACCGAATAATTTACCCCGGCTTTGGCCATGGAAGCCATCAGACCGCCGTTGGTGCCGTCCACATAGGATTTTGTGTGGGACATCTGCTCCAGCTTGGGAATAGTGGTGGAGGCCAGCTTGT
Encoded here:
- a CDS encoding GH25 family lysozyme encodes the protein MNWKKFERRAAALALAAVVGVQPVLAGSYKLTVPSGYTSPFIDVQKGDWYYNYVAVLNSMGIIDGYGNGYFGADDPLSAGAALVMVLKAAGSGTIAATDGHWASGYADYAVSKGYLTSEEIGDDLDGDMPRILVARLAAKALGLSPSENKSPFSDVDDGYLTALYEMGIVTGSTENGKTVFLPDKPISRAEISVIVWQIDRVHTYGKQILFQNTYYDILDGVPVNSYDNKYFLKGSDGYMTYTEPGVETELGIDVSVYQGEIDWQKVADAGMDFAIIRVGYRGYGSEGKMMPDKYFTQNIQSALDAGLDVGVYYFSQAITVEEAREEAAYVIEQVKDYDLTYPVVFDWERQNYAGSRTQTVPSVSTMCKMANAFCEDITAAGYEAMVYFNPSEGYKQYDLSQLMDYPFWLAQYNSVPTFYYDFDMWQYTSTGRVPGISGNVDINLRFFR
- a CDS encoding amidohydrolase family protein; this translates as MIIDIHTHTFPDKLASTTIPKLEQMSHTKSYVDGTNGGLMASMAKAGVNYSVVLPVATSPKQVLHINDSSARINEQFAQTGIFSFGCIHPDYDDYRAELARVKELGLKGIKLHPVYQDVDFDDIRTLRILDRAAELGLIVLTHSGLDVGFPGRVRVTPAMVQHAVKEVGPLTLILAHMGGWRNWDEAEALLADAPVYLDTSYSLGTLHALDDGYYKPEDLPMLSQEQFLRMVHTFGPHRFLFGTDSPWGDQSQGVERIRSLPFTEEEKAAILGGNAQKLLQFPEI